The Gossypium arboreum isolate Shixiya-1 chromosome 6, ASM2569848v2, whole genome shotgun sequence DNA window TAGAACTGATTTGCAGTAACAACTTAGAGTAGCTCAGTCAATGATCGACTTGtgtcaatttattattttcattttcaattacACACATCAATGTAATCCAACATTATGCAATTAGGTTCATATAATACATTTGAAAATATACTAAATTAAATCGTACGAACTTACTAGACTAAACTACAGTAACGACAAAGTATAagggctatttggtaattttttattttcctcgatttttcactcattcttgatctaaaataataatttcattaaattcactaattccaaaaattaaattaaatcattttgtgcaattaagtcatttttgacatttttacgaaaTTACTcctaatattttacttttatacaatttagtctctaaactcaaaacatgcaatttaaccatttttattcaaatttcagCTTATCCGAATATCCAAGTGCATTTCCACAGCCTATTTTTGCAATTATTTCCCATCAAGTCCTTGTAATTTTAtcactttaacattttagtccttaaacattaaaattactaaaaattactttacaaaatagtcttattTATCACAACAAGATAAGAACCGACCATCCACCAAACTAGAGAGGACGATGATAAAATACATCCCTAAAATCACTTGCATAAGTAAGATTAAAAAACGTGCTACAAtagtaaacaaaacaaaaacttctaaaaataaGTATTTATTAAACAgtggaaaacaaaaagaaaaaaaaaacatacaaaATTTAAGACAACATGAGTCCAAACTGACTcgtgaaattatttattattcttaaaTATTCTCAAAACATAAATAGATTAAGAAACTAACGAAGTGACGCCCACTTATCACGAGAAACTACAAGAGGTTGGTGGAATTTCAACGACAACAAACATTATCATCTATCCATCGCAACTTATGAAAACTAACAAAAATACCCATAAAAAAGAGAAGAAACATAgtgaataataaaaaataaaaaataaaaagtaggaGAGAGAAAATGACTGGCTATACCCAACTCAAAAATTAGCACTACcactaaacaaaacaaaaaagaaaaaattaacgAATTAGAGGGAAAAAAAAACTAGGGTTTGGGATTCACACTAGTTATTTATTGTTGATTATAAAATCGAATTAGAAACGAGATGGGGAATCCAATTGGATAATTATAAAAGTGGAGATGAGGGCTACCAGAAAGAACTGTCCAAATCCCTATTTCTGagttaaggaaagaaaagaaacctGGGGAATAATATTTATGTCAACCTCAAGCATTACAAAACACAATTGGAACTACATCATCATCATCGTCATCATCCTAGGCCTAGCTAGGATGTTATAATTCATCAACAAATCTCCAACCCTTTTTCTTTTACAATTACCATTACAAACCCAATTTTCATCATTCACAACCAACTTTATTGTAACTAAGCTAATTTTCATCCAAAAAACAACATTATAAGTCACTATTTACACTCACAATCATATCCAACCAATCAAATGAATTCCACTGCCAATCTTCAAGACCTTCTAGAGTTATTGTTTTTCACCTTTTTGGTATCCTCCATTTTGGGTGATCCATTCTTCTTTTCTTTAACAAGTTGTGCTTCTTTCTTCACTCGTTTAGATTCCATTTCCATGGCTCTTGAGAATGCTTCAACCTTCTTCATCAGCATCTGTAAAACAATTACATCATTCAGtaacacatacatacatacatacatacatacatacgtaCGTACATAAAGAAGGAAATAATTACAAACGCTTCACCTTTATTTCTTCATCTTTAGCATTCAAGCTACTATTCTTAGCCTCACAAAACTTCCTTAGATTAATGACCTCTTTCTGAAGCCTATCATACAAAAACCCTGAAACCATATCTTCAGCATTCCCTCTGTTTTCATTCTCTTCATTGTTTTTCTTTTCAGTCTGTTCATTGACCTTATTTTCAGCATTTTCCTTTTCACTACTATCAGCAACCTTACACCTAGACGCCCACAAATTTTTTCTCACCATATTTTCTTCTGATACTGGCCTTCTTCTTAAGATGCTACCTTGTCTTATTCTGGTATTGGCTGTTTCAGTTTCTACACTTGGCCGCTGCAGTAGAGTGGCACTGATGGTAGAAGCCCTTGGTTGAGAGGTAGACCTCTTCCTTGGTCCACTGCTGCCTGTTAAAAGCCCTAATATATTGCTGGACTTGTCTGGTTTTGGGGACCCATAAGATGCATTAACTGACAAAGTTGATACGTGTTTTAAGCCATCTTCCAATATTTTGAGCCTTAGCTTGAATTTCTCCTGTACCATATTTACATTGAGCTTGAGAAAATACTGTCTGCATTAATATTCAAGTCAAATTTAATTAAACTGTCAAATTTCACCTTAAGCTGTGCTTCTGCCTTTGCTGTTCTCTCTGACACAGCTAGTTTGTCCTTCAATCTTTGCATCTCTGCCTATAAATACAGAAATTTAGttccaaataaaacataaaaaaatttatgtttGAGGGTAGCAGTTGTCTGGTTCGTAATCCTTATATTTATGATCATGCATTTTTTTAAGTTGCAGTTAAAGTGAAGAGGAAATTTATCTCCATTCACTTGCATTTGTTAGCTTATTAAGGGTATGTTTACtgtttagtactgcttttcaccgtTCAAAAGCACTTTTAAACCAGAATAGCAATGCTAAAGTAGCCCTAAATACGCTGAGAATTTCCAAGAATTACCTGAAGCAGCCTTCTGTCTTCCAGCCATTGCTTGACAGGCATTACCTTGTCATTCTCATCCTTCCACTCATTGGCCACCACGGTCGCTACACGGTTGGCCGAGACTTTAACTCGTGCAAGCTCCCTCTCGAGCGTCCTCTTTTCTTCCTGAATTAATTGACTCATTACAGTTAATACCTATATGAACAACATACGACCATAGTTCATGTAGAAAAGATGACGATCAGCATGTAAGCATGGAATGGAACATCACATTAAGTTGCGAAATTTGTCTCTGATAGTCCCGGATAGAGTTAGCAGCAGCTCCTCCAGCCAAAATCGCCTCTTCGAGTTCTTGAATAGTTTGGCTTAGCTTTTCAACCTCTAAGACCTTTTGGCGATTGGTTTTCTCAAGGATTTTGTGCTCCTCCTGCATTAAGACACAATTTTCATTGGTTAAAAAAGGTCTTGAATCCCTTAATAGTAACCGACTGCAGTAAGAGCCTCAAACTTGCCTGACAAATCTCAATCTGTCTCCTTAACTCAAAGTTCTGGTTTTGAACCTCCTCAACTATTAAAGCCCTTTCTAAAGCACTTCGCAAAATCTTCTCTGCTTCGAGCAGAGCCGACTCTTTCGACTTAGTAAGACGTTCCAACGCCCGCTTATCCTCATGTAGCATTGCAATCTGTAAGTAGAGTGTTAGTCTATCAGGAGCAACAAAGCAGAAAACAAGGCCACAACCCTGTGCCTACCTCATTCTTATACATTTTTATCTCTGCCTCAAGAGGAGCAATGACGGATTCGATAGAAACATCATCATCATCCTTTTGGTTTGCATGCACCCTTCTAAGAGTTGCTTCTGCAGCAAATTGTGCAGCCATTGCATCTTTCTTCTCATTCGTCAGTTTCTTGATTTCGAGGTTCTACATGGCATAGGATTAATTCAGCACCATTACTTAAACATTATAAGTACAGAACTAGGGGCTAGCACCTAACCTTATGTTGAAGGATATTCTCAGTGACCCTATGTTTCTCATCCAACTTTTGAACTTCACCCTGGAGctgaaaataagaaaaagaaatgaatagTTTCAGAACAATTACAGTACTCAAACTACAgcatatattcttaatttcagTACCTCATGTATGGCCTTATCCTTCAGTGCTTCAGTTGCTCTCAAAGCTTTGATTTCAGCCTGGGCAGCTCCTAACTCCCTGTCCCTTTCTGGAATAATATTAAGTAACATAGCATGACAAGTAGTGTTACATAAATTGTGAGTGTTGTTCATCCTTCTCTTACAGATCTAATAATCCATTAACATGTTTCAGTATTAAGTACCTTTGAGTTGGTTCTGCAATCGGGTGAGCTCTAACACAACAGGGTTAGGATGAAGGTGAGCAAAAGAGCTCTCATTGCCTCCAAATGATTCCTCAGGACACACCATTTCAGTTTTGTGTTTATGTTTCAGGCACTTGATAATGCACCCAACTATAAGACCAGCACACCAACAACAACAACAGAGGACTTGGGGTTGTCTTGTTAGGGAATaatatatagaaataattatatatatatatatacacacacacaagAGGATTTAGTTAGAGAAAGGGAGAGAGTCCATCCCTTGAAGGAATTGACCGCAAAGAGAGGAAAGCTTCCCTTAATCTTAAGCAAATGTCGCAAGCCACTGAAAATTGTTAAAGCCGGCCAAGCCGGTTCAATTGTTTCATTGTTTTAAAATGTAACACTCAATTTCATTCTTCTTATAGTCATTATCATGACAATGATTCCAGCTTTTAACTTCCTTTCTCTTAATCATAGACCATCCATTTGATTTATGATTCATTATCATAAATATGACCACTTTACttttctttacttttctttttattctattcatattcattttcttataaatataataatactaattaCCACTTAACCTAATCATATActttccaaaaatcaaaatttatttatataacaaATACTGTATTAGCTGGTGCCATTTGCTGCAAACTTAGTGTATGACAGATAAATCTAAAAAGAACTGAGTCAATAATCGAAAATTTAATTTATCTTTATtctaatcatgtttatgattTGCAATGCTTTGCTCGGTTGTCATTCTTTTCCACACTCTATGTTTAGCTATATTGGATAAAAGTTGTCTAGGAATCAAATTCGAAATTGATGTCAGCTGAAAGTAAGCAGAAGTATTATTTTCTGAACCCTTTCAAAACGGGGTTTCTTTTAATATTTGCTATTGATTTATGTTGGAGCAAACAAAAAAAGAAGTAGAGATATAGAAAAGAGGGGAGTTGTTGAGATATATGACATGATCCTCCTTCGGTTGATGGAAATGTCCTCCTCTGGAAAAAATGGATTCCTTAGGCGCTAAATATTGCTGAAACCAAGGTGTTGTTCTTTTGTTTGTATTAGTGGAAGGCACTCAAACACACTGTTTGAATTGAGACCAAGTTAATAAGGTGTTGATGacccttctttctttcttttttatgcaGATAATGA harbors:
- the LOC108459695 gene encoding microtubule-associated protein 70-5-like is translated as MVCPEESFGGNESSFAHLHPNPVVLELTRLQNQLKERDRELGAAQAEIKALRATEALKDKAIHELQGEVQKLDEKHRVTENILQHKNLEIKKLTNEKKDAMAAQFAAEATLRRVHANQKDDDDVSIESVIAPLEAEIKMYKNEIAMLHEDKRALERLTKSKESALLEAEKILRSALERALIVEEVQNQNFELRRQIEICQEEHKILEKTNRQKVLEVEKLSQTIQELEEAILAGGAAANSIRDYQRQISQLNEEKRTLERELARVKVSANRVATVVANEWKDENDKVMPVKQWLEDRRLLQAEMQRLKDKLAVSERTAKAEAQLKEKFKLRLKILEDGLKHVSTLSVNASYGSPKPDKSSNILGLLTGSSGPRKRSTSQPRASTISATLLQRPSVETETANTRIRQGSILRRRPVSEENMVRKNLWASRCKVADSSEKENAENKVNEQTEKKNNEENENRGNAEDMVSGFLYDRLQKEVINLRKFCEAKNSSLNAKDEEIKMLMKKVEAFSRAMEMESKRVKKEAQLVKEKKNGSPKMEDTKKVKNNNSRRS